The genomic stretch CCCGGCTACGTCGAGCGGGCGCGCCGGCTGGTCGCCGCGGCCACCGCCGCCCGGCGCACCCCGGTGCTCACGCTCTACAACATCCCGCACCGGGACTGCTCGGGGCATTCGGCGGGCGGGGCGTCCGACGCCGCCGCCTACCGGGGCTGGGTGAACGCGCTGGCGGGGGCCCTGCGCGGGCACCGGGCCATCGTCGTGCTCGAACCGGACGCGGTGGCACAGGCCGTACGGGGGTGCCTGTCCGCGGAGCGCGCGGCCGAGCGCTTCGGTCTGCTGCGACACGCCGTGGCGGCCCTGCGGATGGCGTCCCCGGGCGTGCGCGTCTACGTCGACGCGGGCAACCCGACCTGGGTCCCGGCGGCGCAGCTCGGCCCGGCCCTGCGCTCGGCCGGTGTGGGGACGGCGGCCGGGTTCGCGCTCAACGTGGCCAACTTCGAGACCACAGCGGACAACGTCGCGTACGGGAATACGGTCTCGCGGAGTCTCGGGGGCAAACATTTCATCGTCGACACCAGCCGCAACGGCAACGGGCCGGCCCAGCGCGGCGCGGGCGACCGGCACTGGTGCAACCCGGCCGGACGCCGCCTCGGGCCGGCGCCCACACTGCGGACGGGGCACGCGCTGGTCGACGCGTACCTCTGGGTGAAACGCCCCGGGGAGTCCGACGGCGCGTGCGGGCCGGGTCACCCCCCGGCGGGGCATTGGTTCCCTGCGTACGCCCTCGCTCTGGCCAAGTGAACCTTATCCCAATTCCCCCCTTCGGCCGGTCACGCCGATACGATCGGCGCAGTCGGGACAGCGCTGTCCTGGAGCACCTTGAGGCGAAGGAGCGCCCCCCGATGACCGACCAGCACGGCCACCTCGACCCCGACGGTCCTGACGCCGCCCTGCGCGCCGACATCCGGCGGATCGGCACCCTGCTCGGGCAGACCCTGGCCCGCCAGGAAGGCCGTCCGCTGCTCGACCTGGTCGAGGAGATTCGCGCGCTCGTCCGGCAGGAGCCCGAGGCTGCCGCCGACCGGCTCGCGGCCATGGACGTCACCACCGGCACCAAACTGGCCCGCGCGTTCTCGACGTATTTCCACCTGGCCAACATCACCGAGCAGGTGCACCGCTCGCGTGACCTGCGCCGGCGCCGGGCCCGCGACGGCGGCTGGCTCGACCAGGCGGCCAAGCTGATCGCCGAGCGGGGGGTGCCGTCCGACGAGATCGCCGCGGCCGCCCGCCGCCTCGCGGTCCGCCCGGTCTTCACCGCGCACCCCACCGAGGCCGCCCGACGCTCGATCCTGTCCAAGCTGCGCCAGCTGGCCGACGCGCTCGACGCCGAGGCCGCGGCTCAGGTGCTCTACGGCCAGTCCGACACAACCGCCTCGACGCGCAAGTTCGCCGAGCTCATCGACCTGCTGTGGCAGACCGACGAGCTGCGGCTGGACAGGCCCGACCCGACCGACGAGGCCCGCAACGCGGTCTACTACCTCAAGGACCTCTACGCCGAGGCCGCGCCGCAGGTGCTGGCCGACCTGGCCGAGACGCTGCGGCAGCTGGGCGTCGAGACGGCGCCGACGGCCCGCCCGCTGACCTTCGGCTCGTGGATCGGCGGCGACCGCGACGGCAATCCGTTCGTCACTCCGGCCGTCACCCGCGACGTGCTGCTGATCCAGCACGAGCACGGCATTCAGGCCACCGAGGCCGCGATGGACCAGCTCATCGACGTGTTGTCGGTGTCGCGGCGGCTGCGCGGGGTCTCGCTCGACCTGTCCGCCTCGCTTGCCAAAGACCTGGACAACCTGCCCGAGGTCGCGCCCCGGTTCCGCCGCACCAACGCCGAGGAGCCGTACAGGCTGAAGGTCCGCGCGATCAAGGCCAAGCTCGCGAACACCCGGGCCCGGCTGCGCAACGGCACCGCGCACGTCGCCGGCCGCGACTACCTGGGCAGCGACGAGCTGATCAGCGACCTCGAGCTGATCCGGGCGTCGCTGGCCCGCAACTCCGGCCAGCTCACCGCCGTCGGTGTGGTCGCCACCGCGATCCGTACGGTGTCGGCGTTCGGCCTGCAGCTGGCCACGCTCGACGTCCGCGAGCACGCCGAGAAGCACCACGAGGTGCTGCAGCAGATGTACGCCCAGGTCGGCGAGGTGGAGGACTACGCCGCGCTCGACCGGGCCGAGCGCACCAAGCTGCTCGCCACCGAGCTCGCCGGGCGGCGCCCCCTCGCCAGCGCCGACACGCCGCTGACCGATTCGGCCCGCAAGACGTTCGACGTGTTCAACACGATCCGCGACGTGCAGGACAGGTTCGGCGCCGACGTCATCGAGACGTACATCATCTCGATGACCCTGGGTGTGGACGACGTGCTGGCGGCGGCCGTGCTGGCCCGCGAGGCCGGCCTCGTCGACATCCACACCGGGCGGGCGCGGGTCAACATCGTGCCGCTGCTGGAGACGCCGGCCGAGCTGGACGCGGGTGGCGACCTGCTCGACGAGATGCTGACGCTGCCGGCGTACCGCGAGATCGTGCGGGCCCGCGGCGACGTGCAGGAAGTGATGCTCGGCTACTCCGACTCCAACAAGGAGGGCGGCATCACCACCAGCCAGTGGGGCATCCACAAGGCACAGCGCTCACTGCGTGACGTGGCCGCCCGGCACGGCGTACGGCTGCGGCTCTTCCACGGCCGCGGTGGCACAGTGGGCCGTGGTGGCGGCCCCACGCACGAGGCGATCCTGGCCCAGCCCTACGGCACGCTCGACGGCGCGATCAAGGTGACCGAGCAGGGCGAAGTCATCTCCGACAAGTACACGCTGCCGGCCCTGGCCCGGGAAAACCTCGAGCTCACGGTGGCCGCGGTGCTGCAGGCGACCCTGCTGCACACCTCGCCGTCGGTCGACCTCGAACGGCTGGCTCGCTGGGACCGCACGATGGACACGGCCTCCGACGCGGCGTACGCGCAGTACCGCTCGCTGGTCGAGAACCCGGACCTGCCCGCGTACTTCTGGGCGGCCACCCCGACCGAGCTGCTGGGCGCGCTGAACATCGGCTCCCGCCCGGCCAAGCGCCCGAACACGGACGCCGGTCTGGGCGGCCTGCGGGCGATCCCGTGGGTGTTCGGCTGGACCCAGACGCGGCAGATCGTGCCGGGCTGGTTCGGCGTCGGCACCGGGCTCAAGGCGGCTCGCGAGGCCGGGCACGCCGAGGCGCTGCGCGAGATGCACGCCAACTGGCAGTTCTTCCAGACGTTCCTGTCCAACGTCGAGATGATGCTGAACAAGACCGACCTGACCATCGCTCACCGCTACGTCGAAACGCTGGTGCCCGAGCACCTGCACCCGATCTTCGAGACGATCCGGGCGGAGTACGAGCTGACCGTGCGCGAGGTGCTGGCGATCACCGGCACGTCGGAGCTGCTGGAGAACCAGCCCGAGCTCAAGCGCACGCTGGGCGTCCGCGACACCTATCTCGAGCCGCTGCACCACCTGCAGGTGGCGCTGCTCCGGCAGTATCGCGAGGCCGGTGAGGCGGACCGCCAGGCCATGGTGGCGCCGGGGGCGCGCCGGTCGCCGTCCGACTCGACGGCCCTGGAAAGGGCGCTGCTGACCTCGGTCAACGGCATCGCCGCCGGTATGCGCAACACGGGCTGATTCAGCCCGTTTCGGGGGCCGGGGCAATGACGCCTCGGCCCTCCTCCATGTTTGCGGCCATCGATGGTTACGGCTATGGTCCGTGGGAGCGCTCCCACGCATCCTCCCCGTTCCCCTCCCCCGATGGAGCATCGATCCCCCATGCGCAGATGGAGAATCCTCGCCGGTGTCGCCGTGGCGGCGGTCGCCGCGACGGCGGCCACGGCCATCGCCCTGCCGGCCGGCGCCGAGACGGCCGTCTTCACCGTGGCCAGCTCGTGGAGCAACGGCTATCAGGGCCAGGTCGAGGTCAGGAACAACACCTCGTCCACGATCAGCACCTGGCGGGTTCAGCTGACTTTGCCCGCCGGAACGACGGTCGTCAACTCCTGGAACACCACGCAGTCGGCCTCCGGCTCGACCTACACGTTCACGCCGGCCGGCTGGAACGCCACGCTCGCGGCGGGCGCGTCGACGTCCTTCGGGTTCATCGCCGGCGGCGCCGGTCGTCCCACGTCGTGCACGGTCAACGGCGTCTCCTGTGACGGGTCGACCACCCCGCCGACCTCTGCCCCGCCGACCACGCCGCCCACCTCGGCTCCCCCGACCGGCACCACCCCGGTCGCGATCAACGGGCAGCTGCGGGTCTGCGGCACCAAGCTGTGCAACTCCAACGGCAAGGCCATCCAGCTGCGCGGCATGAGCACCCACGGCCTGCAGTGGTTCGCCAAGTGCTACAACAAGAACTCGCTGGACGCGCTGGCCAACGACTGGAAGGCCGACCTGCTGCGCATCTCGATGTACGTGCAGGAGGGCGGCTACGAGACCAACCCGGCCGGCTTCACGTCGCAGGTCAACGGGCTGGTCGACCAGGCCGAGAGCCGCGGGCTGTACGCGCTGATCGACTTCCACACGCTGACCCCGGGCGACCCGAACTACAACCTGGCCCGCGCCAAGACGTTCTTCAACGAGGTCTCGGCCCGCAACGCGAACAAGAAGAACGTCATCTACGAGATCACCAACGAGCCCAACGGCGTCAGCTGGGCCGGCATCAAGAGCTACGCCGAGCAGGTCATTCCCGTGATCCGCGCCAACGACCCGGACGCCGTGATCATCGTCGGCACCCGCGGCTGGTCGTCGCTGGGCGTCTCCGAGGGCGGCAACTCCAGCGAGATCACCGCGAATCCGGTCAACGCGAGCAACATCATGTACGCGTTCCACTTCTACGCCGCGTCACACCTGGACAACTACCGCGCCGAGGTGCAGCGGGCGGCAGCCTCGCTCCCGCTGTTCGTCACCGAGTTCGGCACCGTCACCTACACCGGCGGCGGCCAGGTCGACCTGCAGAGCACCGGCACGTGGCTCGACCTGCTCGACCGCCTGCAGATCAGCTACGCCAACTGGACGTACTCCGACGCCGACGAGAGCAGCGCCGCCTTCCGGTCCGGCACCTGCAACGGCTCGGACTACAGCAGCGGCGTGCTGAGCGAGTCGGGCACGTACCTGAAGAGCCGCATCAGCACCCCGGACAACTTCTGACGGTGCCGCGCGGCCTTTGACCCACGTGTGCCCCCGGGTACCCACCAGCCCGGGGGCACACGTGTCACCGCGTCAGCGTCCATTTCGCGCTGGGTGAGCGCGGCTTGCCCAACATCCGGACCCGCCCGCCGTCACGAAGCCGGCGCAGTGCCCGATGCACGGGATCGGTAGCCAACCCGGACGCCATCTCTATCTCGGCCCGAGAGCGTGGCCCATCCGCGAGCGCCTTGAGTACCGCCAAGTCGGCGTTCGCCAGACCGGAATCCTTCTCGGACAAGCCACCGGGATGGTCCGCGGAGATCACACGATACGTGGTCGAGCCTCGGGTGCCGAGTTGCTCGACGACGCCGGACTCGGCGAGTTCCCTGAGCTCACGGCTCGCAGTCCGACTGTCCTGGACTCCCGTGAGCGTGCGATAGGTCGCGTTGGTCAGTACCGACCCGTCCCGCATCATCGCGAGCGCCATCATCTGGGACCGCGACAACGGCCCGATCGGCAGTGATGCGAGCCAGTCGATGGAGTCCTGGTCGAGAAGCGTGTGATTCGGGAACTCGACGGTGAACGAGGAGATCGTGTCGGTGAAGCGCGGCGGTTCCATCCCGGCCTCGGCCAGACCCATCAACATCCGCGCGATGCCGGTCCCGCGATTCTCGCAGACCATGCGACCGTCACCCAGGGGCGTGTCCTCAAGGATCTTCAGCAGAACCTTGTTGCGCGAGGCTGTGATCGTCGTCGTGCCGAGAGAGCTGACATCCACCGGACCGTAGAGACCACCGGGGTTCCGAATGACCAGACGATCGGGATACAACTCCACCTGGACTTGGGTGCCACGAGCCATCTCCGAGTAGTCGCGATGCACCAGAGCGTTCACCAGGGCTTCGCGCAGCACCTCTTCCGGGTATTCCCACTCGTCGACCCGGAAGATCCCGGACACGATGCTGCGCCGTTTCATGTTGTGTTTCAGCGCCTGGATGCACTGGGCCACCATCAGGGGAATGGGCCCATCGATGGATCGGTTGTCGATGAACCGCTCACCGAAGCGCCCGACCGCGCCGGCCTCGGCTTCTGGGTAGGCGACGAAGGTGACGTTCAACTGTGGCTCGAAGGTTTGCGGATAGATACCGAAGACCAGAAGCCCGGCAAGCGTCGGTACGGTCCGGCCCTCGTACGATGTCAAAACGTTGAGCATCCGGAGCGCCCGCTCATCGTCCACTCGTCCAAAGGTTTCCTTGGTGCTGCGAATCCGCCGGAGAAAGGCCGCCAGGAGTTCCTGATCGAGATCTTCGGGCGTCGCGCGCGGGACAGGGCTGACATCGAACCGAGGCTCAGATCGATTCGACAGCAGAATCGCTACCTCATAGTCCGTCATCTTCCGATCACCGTCGGCAACCCGGACGCGAGATCCTTGGTGAGGGCCGAGAGATCGTTTGAAGCACGGACGCTGATTGCGAGGCACCGGCGGCACTACACAGAGAACGACGTTTCGGCCCTCAAGCCGAACGGTACGGATCTCGGCGCGGACCGGGGGCTCCATCTCCGAGCAGACAGCAGCGACCTGGGCCTCCATCTGGGCCGGGTCGTCGACCCCCACAACGGTGAAGCCACTCTTCTCATCGACTCCGAGCAAGATGCATCCGCCGTCGACGTTTGCGAAGGCGCTGATTGACTCCCACAGCGTGACCGGAAGTCCGCCCCTAGCCCTCTTGACCTCGCACTCGAGATGGTCGGCGCCATGCCCGCGGAGATTTTCCAAGAGGGTGTCGAGATCGTCTTCGTTCATGCCGACCCACCTCAGCTATAGCAACCAGCCGTGCAACAGCGTGCCACAGCTGTGCAACAGTTGGCAACAGCTTGCCATAGCTGACAACAGCTGACGAGAAGTGCCGGGTCAGGGGCTATCGGCGGGGCTCAGCGGAGGTTTCGGTGAGGCGTTCGGCGATGAGCAGGGCGGGGCGGGTCCAGGCGGCGAGCAGGGCGTCGAGGTCGGGGGTCTCGCCGAGGAACCAGCCCGAGTGGAAGGTGCCGGTCGGCCACTGCAGCGTGTGGGAGAGCCGGTTCACCTGGGTCAGGCGGGGTTCCAGG from Paractinoplanes brasiliensis encodes the following:
- a CDS encoding glycoside hydrolase family 6 protein, translating into MPRRARLSLLLAGSLIGLGTVAVAAGARELDRELHIPQPPRAVSPHLYVDPNGAAAVAVRALERAGRRGEAALIRRIADQPTSVWFTDGAPGYVERARRLVAAATAARRTPVLTLYNIPHRDCSGHSAGGASDAAAYRGWVNALAGALRGHRAIVVLEPDAVAQAVRGCLSAERAAERFGLLRHAVAALRMASPGVRVYVDAGNPTWVPAAQLGPALRSAGVGTAAGFALNVANFETTADNVAYGNTVSRSLGGKHFIVDTSRNGNGPAQRGAGDRHWCNPAGRRLGPAPTLRTGHALVDAYLWVKRPGESDGACGPGHPPAGHWFPAYALALAK
- the ppc gene encoding phosphoenolpyruvate carboxylase produces the protein MTDQHGHLDPDGPDAALRADIRRIGTLLGQTLARQEGRPLLDLVEEIRALVRQEPEAAADRLAAMDVTTGTKLARAFSTYFHLANITEQVHRSRDLRRRRARDGGWLDQAAKLIAERGVPSDEIAAAARRLAVRPVFTAHPTEAARRSILSKLRQLADALDAEAAAQVLYGQSDTTASTRKFAELIDLLWQTDELRLDRPDPTDEARNAVYYLKDLYAEAAPQVLADLAETLRQLGVETAPTARPLTFGSWIGGDRDGNPFVTPAVTRDVLLIQHEHGIQATEAAMDQLIDVLSVSRRLRGVSLDLSASLAKDLDNLPEVAPRFRRTNAEEPYRLKVRAIKAKLANTRARLRNGTAHVAGRDYLGSDELISDLELIRASLARNSGQLTAVGVVATAIRTVSAFGLQLATLDVREHAEKHHEVLQQMYAQVGEVEDYAALDRAERTKLLATELAGRRPLASADTPLTDSARKTFDVFNTIRDVQDRFGADVIETYIISMTLGVDDVLAAAVLAREAGLVDIHTGRARVNIVPLLETPAELDAGGDLLDEMLTLPAYREIVRARGDVQEVMLGYSDSNKEGGITTSQWGIHKAQRSLRDVAARHGVRLRLFHGRGGTVGRGGGPTHEAILAQPYGTLDGAIKVTEQGEVISDKYTLPALARENLELTVAAVLQATLLHTSPSVDLERLARWDRTMDTASDAAYAQYRSLVENPDLPAYFWAATPTELLGALNIGSRPAKRPNTDAGLGGLRAIPWVFGWTQTRQIVPGWFGVGTGLKAAREAGHAEALREMHANWQFFQTFLSNVEMMLNKTDLTIAHRYVETLVPEHLHPIFETIRAEYELTVREVLAITGTSELLENQPELKRTLGVRDTYLEPLHHLQVALLRQYREAGEADRQAMVAPGARRSPSDSTALERALLTSVNGIAAGMRNTG
- a CDS encoding cellulase family glycosylhydrolase encodes the protein MRRWRILAGVAVAAVAATAATAIALPAGAETAVFTVASSWSNGYQGQVEVRNNTSSTISTWRVQLTLPAGTTVVNSWNTTQSASGSTYTFTPAGWNATLAAGASTSFGFIAGGAGRPTSCTVNGVSCDGSTTPPTSAPPTTPPTSAPPTGTTPVAINGQLRVCGTKLCNSNGKAIQLRGMSTHGLQWFAKCYNKNSLDALANDWKADLLRISMYVQEGGYETNPAGFTSQVNGLVDQAESRGLYALIDFHTLTPGDPNYNLARAKTFFNEVSARNANKKNVIYEITNEPNGVSWAGIKSYAEQVIPVIRANDPDAVIIVGTRGWSSLGVSEGGNSSEITANPVNASNIMYAFHFYAASHLDNYRAEVQRAAASLPLFVTEFGTVTYTGGGQVDLQSTGTWLDLLDRLQISYANWTYSDADESSAAFRSGTCNGSDYSSGVLSESGTYLKSRISTPDNF
- a CDS encoding ATP-binding protein, translating into MNEDDLDTLLENLRGHGADHLECEVKRARGGLPVTLWESISAFANVDGGCILLGVDEKSGFTVVGVDDPAQMEAQVAAVCSEMEPPVRAEIRTVRLEGRNVVLCVVPPVPRNQRPCFKRSLGPHQGSRVRVADGDRKMTDYEVAILLSNRSEPRFDVSPVPRATPEDLDQELLAAFLRRIRSTKETFGRVDDERALRMLNVLTSYEGRTVPTLAGLLVFGIYPQTFEPQLNVTFVAYPEAEAGAVGRFGERFIDNRSIDGPIPLMVAQCIQALKHNMKRRSIVSGIFRVDEWEYPEEVLREALVNALVHRDYSEMARGTQVQVELYPDRLVIRNPGGLYGPVDVSSLGTTTITASRNKVLLKILEDTPLGDGRMVCENRGTGIARMLMGLAEAGMEPPRFTDTISSFTVEFPNHTLLDQDSIDWLASLPIGPLSRSQMMALAMMRDGSVLTNATYRTLTGVQDSRTASRELRELAESGVVEQLGTRGSTTYRVISADHPGGLSEKDSGLANADLAVLKALADGPRSRAEIEMASGLATDPVHRALRRLRDGGRVRMLGKPRSPSAKWTLTR